The sequence below is a genomic window from Ensifer adhaerens.
AGCAATGATTGTTCTTGGAATGAGCGCCACGCTTATCGCCACATTCACCCTGGCGGCGTTCACCCTTCTTCTCAACATCGATAATGGCAGGCAGGCACCCGTAGACCCCGTCTTCTGACCGATCTTTTCACGCAGGTGCGAAAGGCATGGGGCCGATCATGAGGGGGCGCAAGACGGACGCTTGCGTCCAGCCGGAGCCTTCAACAGATTGCGCTCGTCGAGATTGACTTGTCGCTTATGGCTTGGAAGATTGAGCCGACACTCTCGGTGAGGCCGGACTTCGTTTCATGAGCATTCAGACCGTCAAAGACTTCTTCGCGTCCCACGCACCCGACATTTCCGTTATCGAACTCGAAACCAGCACGGCCACCGTGGCGCTGGCGGCTGAAGCCCATGGCGTGGAACCGGGACAGATTGCCAAGACGCTTGCGTTCCGCACTGATGACGGCGTCATCCTGATCGTGGCGCGCGGCGACGCCCGCATCGACAACAAGAAATTCAAGGCGATCTTCGGCGGCAAGCCGCGGATGCTTCCGCTGGAGGAGGTGGAGGTCGAGACATCGCACCCGGTCGGCGGCGTCTGCCCATTCGGTTTGCCGCGCACCATTCCCGTCTATTGCGACGTGTCGCTCAGAGCCTATGCGGTGGTCGTGCCCGCGGCAGGAGCGATCAACGCCGCCGTGAGGATTGCACCGGAACGGATCGTCGAACTGACGTTGGCGAGATGGATCGATGTCTGCCAGGATCCGCCGGTGGCCGCAGCGGGCTCAGAAGCCTGAGCCACCGAAAACCTCGCTGCGCAGCGTTCCGTAAAGGATGCGGATATCCAGCAGCAGCGAATAGTTCTCGACATAATGCAGATCGGCTGCGGCGCGGGCGCGTGCCTTGCTGGCAAGAACAGTCGGCCCGCGAAGCCCACGCATCTGCGCAAGACCGGTGATGCCGGGCTGCACCCTATGGCGCTTGTGATAGTCGGGCACCAGCTCTTCATAGAGCATGCCGGCAGCCATCATGCCAATGGCATGCGGTCGAGGCCCCACCAGCGACATATCGCCCTTGAGCACATTGAGAAGTTGCGGAAGCTCATCCAGATTGGTTTTTCGCAGGACGGCCCCCAAGGGGGTAATGCGGTGGTCACCGACGCAGGTCTGAGCCACACCAGACTGGTCCGAGAGATCCGAATACATCGTCCGGAACTTGTAGACCCTGATCTTCCCGCAGCCCTTTCCCCAGCGAAGCTGCGAAAACAGGGCCGGACCCGGACTCGTCATGCGGATGGCGATTGCGATGATCACCAGCAGCGGAAGGAAGACAAGCAAGGCGGAGGCCGACAAGACGATATCCATCCCGCGCTTGAGCCCCAGCTGCACGGATTTTTCCTCGACACGACGAAGCGCTCGACCCCGTCGCCCCGCGACGTCGACCGCCTGCACCCTCTCGACTTGCCCTGCTGTTTCTTGACCAACAAAATCCAGGTCGTTGACCGCCATCTGAAAATCCCAGTCTGAAATGCCCAACGATACACGAACTGCGCTGACTAAAATGCCCCCAGCATGGAAGCACCATAGCGGACCTGACTTCCAACTGACAACAGAATTTACACTCTGTTAATCTTGTTCTTGAAATTCTCGTTCATCAATC
It includes:
- a CDS encoding Sugar transferase involved in LPS biosynthesis (colanic, teichoic acid) (manually curated) translates to MGISDWDFQMAVNDLDFVGQETAGQVERVQAVDVAGRRGRALRRVEEKSVQLGLKRGMDIVLSASALLVFLPLLVIIAIAIRMTSPGPALFSQLRWGKGCGKIRVYKFRTMYSDLSDQSGVAQTCVGDHRITPLGAVLRKTNLDELPQLLNVLKGDMSLVGPRPHAIGMMAAGMLYEELVPDYHKRHRVQPGITGLAQMRGLRGPTVLASKARARAAADLHYVENYSLLLDIRILYGTLRSEVFGGSGF
- a CDS encoding Cys-tRNA(Pro) deacylase, prolyl-tRNA editing enzyme YbaK/EbsC translates to MSIQTVKDFFASHAPDISVIELETSTATVALAAEAHGVEPGQIAKTLAFRTDDGVILIVARGDARIDNKKFKAIFGGKPRMLPLEEVEVETSHPVGGVCPFGLPRTIPVYCDVSLRAYAVVVPAAGAINAAVRIAPERIVELTLARWIDVCQDPPVAAAGSEA